The Enteractinococcus fodinae genome has a segment encoding these proteins:
- a CDS encoding alcohol dehydrogenase: MQVFAVCAPGAPAEEIELPTPELTGKQILIQVTHSGVCHSDVHLQEGAFDLGSAGELTFAAMGGKYPAVFGHEIVGTIAAAGPEASLQPGDTQYIVFPWIGCGECQACQEDRENYCPRGRNLGTMDIHGGFAREVLVPDEKYLIELGDLDPAWGATLACSGVTSYSAVNKVLPRGDDDIVAVIGAGGVGLMAVAMLKALGHKQIAVVDVSDENLESAKGLGATITFNSKASNPLEGFLAATGKKVAAVIDFVNNGGTSSLALGALQKGGKLVSVGLFGGEHTYPTAMLALQVFTIEGNFVGSLPELKALVELAKTKDLPVLPIAERPLDADNLNAALQDLAAGKSRGRTVLTA, translated from the coding sequence ATGCAGGTATTTGCGGTTTGTGCGCCAGGAGCGCCCGCTGAGGAAATAGAACTTCCTACCCCTGAACTTACGGGCAAGCAAATCCTTATTCAGGTAACGCACTCTGGCGTCTGCCACTCGGATGTTCACTTGCAAGAAGGGGCTTTCGACCTGGGCTCTGCAGGCGAGCTGACCTTTGCCGCCATGGGCGGTAAATATCCGGCAGTGTTTGGCCACGAAATTGTCGGCACCATAGCCGCTGCGGGACCGGAAGCCTCACTGCAACCCGGCGACACACAATACATCGTCTTTCCTTGGATCGGGTGTGGCGAATGCCAGGCGTGCCAAGAAGACCGCGAAAATTATTGTCCACGCGGGCGGAACCTCGGCACCATGGACATTCACGGTGGCTTTGCTCGTGAAGTGCTCGTCCCGGATGAAAAATACCTGATCGAGCTGGGTGATCTTGACCCAGCGTGGGGCGCGACACTGGCCTGCTCTGGCGTGACCTCCTATTCGGCCGTCAACAAGGTGCTCCCACGTGGCGATGACGACATTGTCGCAGTGATCGGCGCGGGCGGTGTGGGGCTGATGGCTGTTGCCATGCTCAAAGCATTGGGCCACAAGCAAATTGCGGTGGTGGATGTCAGCGATGAAAACCTCGAAAGCGCCAAAGGTCTTGGTGCAACGATCACATTCAATTCCAAGGCTTCGAACCCCCTAGAAGGGTTCCTCGCAGCGACCGGTAAGAAGGTCGCGGCGGTGATCGATTTTGTCAATAACGGTGGCACATCAAGCTTGGCCCTAGGCGCTTTGCAGAAGGGCGGAAAGCTCGTCAGCGTTGGCTTGTTCGGGGGCGAACACACCTACCCGACCGCCATGTTGGCGCTGCAAGTGTTCACGATTGAAGGCAACTTCGTGGGCAGCTTGCCGGAACTCAAAGCTCTGGTGGAACTGGCGAAAACAAAAGACCTACCGGTACTGCCGATCGCCGAGCGACCACTGGATGCTGACAACCTCAATGCCGCCCTGCAAGACTTGGCTGCGGGGAAGTCTCGTGGCCGCACAGTACTGACCGCCTAA